A genome region from Alicyclobacillus acidocaldarius subsp. acidocaldarius DSM 446 includes the following:
- the pyrB gene encoding aspartate carbamoyltransferase yields the protein MRGAVFHALTVNQFDVPLVWELMERAEWLRGLDREEARTRLQGKIVATLFYEPSTRTRLSFESAVLRLGGSVVGAENARESSSSKKGETLEDVFRVVGCYADAIVIRHHDQHELDRAARFSPVPIVNAGAGSGEHPTQALLDVYTIWRELGRIEHLTVAVMGDLKYGRTVHSLLRLLAKFPGVRVRLFHPAPLGLPDDLARELAASGLALERAPDLASAIRGADVVYQTRIQFERLAGEVDPNAASLYALTKDHLALLPDHARILHPLPRVGEIAPEVDDDVRAAYFRQVENGLYMRMALLDAMLGGERR from the coding sequence ATGCGAGGTGCGGTGTTTCACGCGTTGACCGTGAACCAGTTCGATGTGCCACTCGTCTGGGAGCTGATGGAGCGCGCCGAGTGGCTTCGCGGCTTGGACCGGGAAGAGGCTCGGACGCGACTCCAGGGCAAGATTGTCGCGACCCTCTTCTACGAACCGTCCACGCGCACGCGGCTGTCGTTTGAATCCGCGGTCCTCCGGCTCGGCGGCAGCGTCGTGGGGGCCGAGAACGCGCGCGAGTCGTCCTCGTCCAAGAAGGGCGAGACGCTTGAGGACGTGTTCCGCGTCGTGGGCTGCTACGCCGACGCCATCGTCATTCGCCATCACGATCAGCACGAGCTCGACCGGGCCGCGCGCTTCTCGCCCGTGCCCATCGTGAATGCCGGTGCCGGCAGCGGGGAGCACCCGACGCAGGCGCTGCTCGACGTGTACACCATCTGGCGCGAGCTCGGCCGGATCGAACATCTCACGGTCGCGGTGATGGGCGATCTCAAGTACGGCCGCACGGTCCACTCCCTGCTTCGGCTTTTGGCGAAATTCCCCGGCGTGCGGGTGCGCCTCTTTCACCCGGCGCCGCTCGGCTTACCGGACGATCTCGCCCGCGAACTCGCAGCCTCGGGCCTCGCGCTCGAACGAGCGCCGGATCTCGCGTCGGCCATCCGCGGCGCGGACGTGGTCTATCAGACGCGCATTCAGTTCGAGCGGCTGGCAGGCGAGGTCGATCCGAACGCCGCCAGCCTGTACGCCCTCACCAAGGACCACCTGGCGCTCTTGCCCGATCACGCGCGGATCCTGCATCCGCTCCCTCGCGTCGGGGAAATCGCGCCTGAGGTGGATGACGATGTCCGCGCGGCGTACTTCCGACAGGTGGAAAATGGACTCTACATGCGCATGGCGCTCCTCGATGCCATGCTGGGAGGAGAGCGGCGATGA
- a CDS encoding dihydroorotase: MRIRWDGGRVWDSGLGDFIEASVAYDTETGDIVAIGHPSAIRADEVRSIRGLCVLPGFVDVHVHLRDPGLTHKETLASGLQAAAAGGFTQVACMPNTKPPIARAEIAEDIIRRGREIGKAEVHPIACLTVDQEGEALADYEALARVGVLGFSDDGRGVQDGGLMRDALTKLAALGKPAMIHAEDESISRGGALHERAAARLGTTAQPGSAEAAMIARDILLAEETGAHLHVCHVSREASVALVRFGKSRGIRVTAEVTPHHLLLSERDIHRADANWKVNPPLASEEDRRACLAAFADGTLDVIATDHAPHHPDEKARGMDEAPFGMVGLEIAFALLYTGLVREGLVPMRRLVEAMSERPCRLFGLEGGQIRPGARADLVLVDLDRRWTIDPSAFYTKGRNTPFAGQSVVGKVVETIRAGRVIFREGEERLS; this comes from the coding sequence ATGAGGATTCGATGGGACGGCGGGCGCGTGTGGGACTCGGGCCTCGGCGATTTCATCGAGGCGAGCGTGGCGTACGACACCGAGACGGGCGACATTGTGGCCATCGGGCATCCGTCCGCCATCCGCGCGGACGAGGTGCGTTCCATCCGCGGATTGTGTGTGTTGCCCGGTTTTGTGGACGTGCACGTCCACTTGCGCGATCCCGGCCTCACCCACAAGGAGACGCTCGCGAGCGGCCTGCAGGCCGCCGCGGCTGGCGGGTTCACGCAGGTGGCGTGCATGCCAAACACCAAGCCTCCCATTGCGCGGGCCGAGATCGCGGAGGACATCATCCGCCGCGGCCGGGAAATCGGCAAGGCTGAGGTGCATCCCATCGCCTGCCTGACGGTGGATCAGGAAGGCGAGGCGCTCGCGGATTACGAGGCGCTCGCGCGCGTGGGTGTCCTGGGGTTTTCCGACGACGGCCGCGGCGTACAGGACGGCGGGCTGATGCGGGACGCATTGACCAAGCTCGCGGCCCTCGGCAAACCCGCGATGATCCACGCGGAGGACGAATCCATCTCGCGCGGCGGGGCGCTTCATGAGCGGGCGGCCGCGCGGCTCGGCACGACGGCGCAGCCGGGGAGCGCGGAGGCCGCGATGATCGCGCGCGACATCCTCCTCGCGGAAGAGACGGGCGCGCATTTGCACGTCTGCCACGTGAGCCGCGAAGCGTCGGTGGCCCTGGTGCGGTTCGGAAAGTCTCGCGGCATCCGCGTCACGGCGGAAGTGACGCCGCATCACCTGCTTCTGTCGGAACGGGACATCCATCGCGCAGACGCCAACTGGAAGGTGAATCCGCCGCTTGCATCCGAAGAGGACCGGCGGGCGTGTCTCGCCGCGTTCGCGGATGGGACGCTGGACGTGATCGCCACCGATCACGCGCCGCACCACCCGGACGAAAAGGCGAGGGGCATGGACGAGGCCCCGTTTGGGATGGTGGGCCTCGAGATCGCGTTTGCACTGCTGTACACGGGGCTGGTGCGCGAGGGGCTTGTGCCCATGCGCCGGTTGGTGGAGGCCATGAGCGAGCGGCCGTGCAGGCTGTTTGGGCTTGAAGGCGGTCAGATTCGCCCGGGTGCGCGGGCGGACTTGGTTCTGGTGGATCTCGACAGGCGCTGGACCATCGACCCGAGCGCATTTTACACCAAGGGTAGGAACACGCCGTTTGCGGGGCAGTCGGTTGTCGGCAAGGTGGTCGAGACGATTCGCGCGGGGCGCGTGATTTTCCGCGAGGGAGAGGAGCGGTTGTCATGA
- the carA gene encoding glutamine-hydrolyzing carbamoyl-phosphate synthase small subunit — MMLNGRRRARLVLKNGLVFEGVHFGATGTRFGEVVFNTGMTGYQEILTDPSYYGQIVTMTYPLIGNYGVNVDDVESRHPHVRGFAVRTFCEWPSHHKLVDKLESYLVQHDIVGIAGIDTRELTKAIRTVGAMPGVVTTEDVPVESLLARMDEAMVPDAVKRVTTQTVYRAPGPGHRVVLIDYGMKAGILRSLLERGCDVIVVPATSTAEDVLRWKPHGVMLSNGPGNPEDAPYAVEALQGLIGKVPIFGICLGHQLIALACGAKTRKLKFGHRGANHPVKDLRTGRVDITSQNHGYVVDADSLQGTPLELTHVNLNDGTVEGLVHRHEPVFCVQYHPESRPGPSDARYLFDEFIDLMTRVREGRFAHA, encoded by the coding sequence ATGATGCTGAACGGTCGGAGAAGGGCCCGGCTGGTGCTCAAAAACGGCCTCGTGTTTGAGGGCGTGCATTTCGGCGCAACGGGCACCCGGTTCGGCGAGGTCGTGTTCAACACGGGCATGACGGGCTATCAGGAGATTTTGACGGATCCGTCGTACTACGGGCAGATCGTCACGATGACGTACCCGCTCATCGGCAATTACGGCGTGAACGTGGACGACGTGGAGAGCCGCCACCCGCACGTGCGGGGATTTGCGGTGAGGACGTTCTGCGAGTGGCCGTCCCACCACAAGCTGGTGGACAAGCTGGAATCGTACCTGGTGCAGCACGACATCGTCGGGATCGCCGGGATCGACACCCGCGAGCTGACGAAGGCCATCCGGACGGTGGGGGCGATGCCGGGCGTCGTCACCACGGAGGACGTGCCGGTGGAATCGCTTCTCGCGCGCATGGACGAGGCGATGGTGCCGGATGCCGTCAAGCGCGTGACCACGCAGACGGTGTACCGCGCGCCGGGGCCTGGGCACCGCGTCGTGCTCATCGATTACGGGATGAAGGCCGGGATCCTCCGCTCCTTGCTGGAGCGCGGGTGCGACGTGATCGTCGTGCCGGCCACGTCGACGGCGGAAGACGTGCTTCGCTGGAAGCCGCACGGCGTCATGCTGTCGAACGGCCCGGGCAACCCGGAGGACGCGCCCTACGCGGTGGAGGCGCTTCAGGGCCTCATCGGCAAGGTTCCCATCTTCGGGATCTGCCTGGGGCATCAGCTCATCGCCCTCGCGTGCGGCGCGAAGACGCGCAAGTTGAAGTTCGGCCACCGCGGCGCGAATCACCCGGTCAAGGACCTTCGGACGGGTCGCGTGGACATCACGTCCCAGAACCACGGCTATGTCGTCGATGCGGACTCGCTCCAGGGGACGCCGCTCGAACTCACCCACGTCAACCTGAACGACGGCACGGTCGAGGGGCTCGTGCACCGACACGAACCCGTCTTCTGCGTGCAGTATCATCCGGAGTCGAGGCCGGGGCCGAGCGACGCTCGCTACTTGTTTGACGAGTTCATCGACCTCATGACGCGCGTGAGAGAGGGGCGGTTTGCGCATGCCTAA
- the carB gene encoding carbamoyl-phosphate synthase large subunit has product MPKRTDIRKIMVIGSGPIVIGQAAEFDYAGTQACQALKEEGYEVVLVNSNPATIMTDEHMADRVYIEPITLDFVTQIIRKERPDGLLATLGGQTGLNMAVQLAKAGVLEAEGVELLGTPLEAIEKAEDREKFRQLMQEIGQPVPRSAIVRNQAEADAFAEEVGFPIIIRPAYTLGGTGGGIASNWREYHEIVERGLTLSPIHQVLVEQSIAGFKEIEYEVMRDADGTAIVVCNMENMDPVGVHTGDSIVVAPSQTLSDEEYQMLRDASLQIIHALGIQGGCNVQLALDPDSSRYYVIEVNPRVSRSSALASKATGYPIARIATKIAVGYRLAELKNPVTQDSYAAFEPALDYIVTKIPRWPFDKFRSANRSLGTQMKATGEVMAIGRSFGESLLKAVRSLEIGAYSLWTKQSDKWSNLEIEKKIRVADDDRLFAIAEALRRGVSVEQIHDWSKIDRWFLWHLEALVDLEQRIAAVANPRLPIEQVLDEHRDLVYEAKRNGFPDRELARLLKADAMAIRAWRKRRGIVPVYKMVDTCAGEFAASTPYYYSTYEREDEVETSPRKKMVVLGSGPIRIGQGIEFDYCTVHAVWALQREGYEAVVINNNPETVSTDFSTSDRLYFEPLDVEDVLNVIDREQPEGVIVQFGGQTAINLAGPLADAGVRIFGTSRESIDAAEDREKFDALLTQLGIQRPEGRTVTTVEAAVEAAESLGYPVLVRPSYVLGGRAMQIITNTNELLQYMEEAVEVSQQHPVLVDRYVNGIEAEVDAISDGETVIIPGIMEHIERAGVHSGDSIAVYPPQNLTEDVKRIIEDHTIRIAQSLQVKGLMNVQFIVHDGEVEVIEVNPRSSRTVPFLSKVTGVPMVQLAMHAVCGGKLADLGYTSGRVPESPAVAVKVPVFSFAKLHQVDISLGPEMKSTGEVMGRDLVYEKALYKGLIASGIAIPAHGTVLATIADKDKPEAYPLLREFARLGYRLAATEGTAKYLRDRGLEVRVVNKLAQGTPNLADDIRQGKIQLVINTLTKGLKPERDGFRIRRTAVEHGVPCLTSLDTVRSVLDIMKLIHFQTMALGDPVPGQGGDEGV; this is encoded by the coding sequence ATGCCTAAGCGGACGGACATTCGCAAGATCATGGTCATCGGGTCAGGGCCGATTGTCATCGGTCAGGCGGCCGAGTTCGACTACGCGGGCACGCAGGCTTGCCAGGCGCTGAAGGAAGAGGGCTACGAGGTTGTGCTCGTCAACTCGAACCCCGCCACCATCATGACCGACGAGCACATGGCGGATCGGGTGTACATCGAGCCCATCACGCTGGATTTCGTCACGCAGATCATCCGGAAGGAGCGGCCGGACGGCCTGCTCGCCACGCTCGGCGGTCAGACGGGCCTGAACATGGCGGTTCAACTGGCGAAGGCCGGCGTCCTGGAGGCGGAAGGCGTCGAACTGCTCGGCACGCCGCTCGAGGCCATCGAGAAGGCCGAGGACCGCGAGAAGTTTCGCCAGCTCATGCAGGAGATCGGCCAACCCGTGCCGCGAAGCGCCATTGTCAGGAATCAAGCGGAGGCGGACGCGTTCGCGGAGGAAGTGGGCTTTCCCATCATTATCCGGCCCGCGTACACGCTCGGCGGAACGGGGGGCGGGATCGCGTCGAACTGGCGCGAGTACCACGAAATTGTCGAGCGAGGCCTCACGCTCTCGCCGATTCACCAGGTGCTCGTGGAGCAGAGCATCGCGGGCTTCAAGGAGATCGAGTACGAGGTCATGCGCGACGCCGACGGCACCGCCATCGTCGTGTGCAACATGGAGAACATGGATCCCGTCGGGGTGCACACGGGCGATTCCATCGTCGTGGCGCCGAGTCAGACGCTCTCGGACGAGGAGTACCAGATGCTGCGCGACGCGAGCCTCCAGATCATTCACGCGCTTGGCATTCAGGGCGGGTGCAACGTGCAGCTCGCGCTCGATCCCGACTCCTCGCGGTACTATGTGATTGAGGTCAATCCGCGCGTCAGCCGGTCGAGCGCGTTGGCCTCGAAGGCGACGGGGTATCCCATCGCGCGGATCGCGACGAAGATCGCCGTGGGGTATCGGCTCGCGGAGCTGAAGAACCCGGTGACCCAGGATTCGTACGCCGCGTTCGAGCCGGCCTTGGACTACATCGTCACGAAGATCCCGCGCTGGCCGTTTGACAAGTTCCGCAGTGCGAATCGATCGCTCGGGACGCAGATGAAGGCGACGGGCGAGGTGATGGCCATCGGCCGCTCGTTCGGCGAGTCGCTGCTCAAGGCGGTTCGCAGCTTGGAAATCGGCGCGTACAGCCTGTGGACGAAGCAGTCGGACAAGTGGTCGAACCTGGAGATTGAGAAGAAGATCCGCGTGGCCGACGACGATCGCCTGTTTGCCATCGCCGAGGCGTTGCGCCGCGGGGTGTCGGTCGAGCAGATCCACGACTGGTCGAAGATCGACCGCTGGTTCCTCTGGCATTTGGAGGCCCTGGTGGATCTCGAGCAGCGCATTGCCGCTGTTGCGAATCCGCGCCTGCCCATCGAGCAGGTGCTGGACGAGCACCGAGATCTCGTCTACGAGGCGAAGCGAAACGGGTTTCCGGATCGGGAGCTCGCGCGCCTGCTCAAGGCGGATGCCATGGCCATCCGAGCGTGGCGGAAACGCCGTGGCATCGTCCCGGTGTACAAGATGGTCGACACGTGCGCCGGCGAGTTTGCGGCATCGACGCCGTATTATTACAGCACCTACGAGCGGGAGGACGAGGTCGAGACGAGCCCGCGCAAGAAGATGGTGGTGCTTGGTTCGGGGCCCATCCGCATCGGCCAGGGCATCGAGTTCGACTACTGCACGGTGCACGCGGTGTGGGCGCTGCAGCGCGAAGGCTATGAGGCCGTGGTGATCAACAACAACCCGGAGACCGTTTCGACGGACTTCAGCACGTCGGATCGGCTGTACTTCGAGCCGCTCGACGTGGAGGACGTGTTGAACGTCATCGACCGGGAGCAGCCCGAGGGCGTGATCGTCCAGTTCGGCGGGCAGACGGCCATCAACCTGGCGGGGCCGCTGGCGGATGCGGGCGTGCGGATTTTCGGCACGTCGCGCGAGAGCATCGACGCAGCGGAGGACCGCGAGAAGTTCGACGCCCTGCTCACTCAGCTCGGCATTCAGCGGCCGGAGGGGCGAACGGTCACGACCGTGGAGGCGGCGGTCGAGGCGGCGGAATCGCTCGGCTATCCGGTGCTTGTGCGCCCCTCGTACGTCCTCGGCGGGCGCGCGATGCAGATCATTACCAACACGAACGAGCTGCTCCAGTACATGGAGGAAGCGGTCGAGGTGTCGCAGCAGCACCCGGTGCTCGTCGATCGATACGTGAACGGCATCGAAGCGGAGGTCGACGCCATCTCGGACGGCGAGACCGTCATCATCCCGGGCATCATGGAGCACATCGAGCGCGCGGGCGTTCACTCGGGGGACTCCATTGCGGTCTACCCGCCGCAGAACCTAACCGAAGACGTGAAGCGGATCATCGAGGATCACACCATCCGCATCGCGCAAAGCCTCCAGGTCAAGGGGCTCATGAACGTCCAGTTTATCGTGCACGACGGAGAGGTGGAGGTCATCGAGGTGAATCCGAGATCGTCGCGCACGGTGCCCTTCCTCTCGAAGGTCACGGGCGTTCCGATGGTTCAGCTCGCCATGCACGCGGTGTGCGGCGGCAAGTTGGCGGATCTCGGCTACACCAGCGGACGCGTGCCAGAGTCGCCCGCGGTGGCCGTCAAGGTGCCGGTGTTCTCGTTTGCGAAGTTGCACCAGGTCGACATCAGCCTCGGTCCGGAGATGAAGTCGACGGGCGAGGTCATGGGGCGCGATCTCGTCTACGAAAAGGCGCTGTACAAAGGGCTCATCGCCTCCGGAATTGCCATTCCGGCGCACGGGACCGTGCTCGCGACCATCGCGGACAAAGACAAGCCGGAGGCTTATCCGCTTCTGCGCGAGTTTGCACGTCTCGGCTACCGGCTCGCGGCGACCGAGGGCACGGCGAAGTACCTGCGCGATCGCGGTCTCGAGGTGCGCGTCGTGAACAAACTGGCGCAGGGCACGCCGAATCTCGCGGACGACATCCGGCAGGGCAAGATCCAACTCGTGATCAACACGCTCACGAAGGGCCTGAAACCCGAGCGGGACGGCTTCCGCATCCGCCGGACGGCCGTCGAGCACGGCGTGCCGTGCCTGACCTCGCTCGACACGGTCCGATCCGTTTTGGACATCATGAAGCTCATCCACTTCCAGACCATGGCGCTCGGCGATCCCGTCCCAGGGCAGGGGGGTGACGAAGGTGTCTGA
- the pyrF gene encoding orotidine-5'-phosphate decarboxylase yields the protein MSEALMQELASPAYDEARRRIYVALDVDSEARALAFVDRLSPVVDGYKVGLELFHRAGMRFVESLLKLNLRVFLDVKLHDIPNTVAGALRAIAQYPIDMVNVHASGGLKMLAAAREAVDGSPHRPLLVGVTVLTSLTDADLEAMGVGATSSAWVRRLAQMAQQAGLDGVVCSAQELGVLREVVSPSFERVVPGIRLAGDRVHDQARVMPPDEAIRQGATRLVLGRAVTEADDPVAALARYLRSVREGLTHE from the coding sequence GTGTCTGAGGCGCTGATGCAGGAGCTCGCCTCGCCCGCGTACGACGAAGCGCGCAGGCGCATCTACGTCGCGCTGGACGTGGACTCGGAGGCGCGCGCGTTGGCGTTCGTCGATCGCCTGTCGCCCGTGGTGGATGGGTACAAGGTCGGCTTGGAACTGTTTCACCGAGCGGGCATGCGGTTCGTGGAGTCCCTGTTGAAGCTCAATTTGCGGGTGTTCCTGGACGTCAAGCTGCACGACATCCCGAACACCGTCGCCGGCGCGCTTCGGGCCATCGCGCAGTATCCCATTGACATGGTGAACGTGCACGCGTCGGGCGGTCTCAAGATGCTTGCGGCAGCGCGCGAGGCCGTGGACGGATCGCCCCATCGCCCGCTTCTCGTGGGGGTGACCGTGCTCACCAGCCTGACCGATGCCGACCTCGAAGCGATGGGCGTCGGCGCGACTTCGTCCGCGTGGGTGCGCCGCCTGGCGCAGATGGCGCAGCAGGCGGGGCTCGACGGCGTGGTCTGCTCGGCCCAGGAGTTGGGGGTCCTCCGCGAGGTGGTCTCCCCCTCCTTCGAGCGCGTGGTGCCGGGCATTCGCCTCGCGGGCGACCGGGTGCACGATCAGGCCCGCGTGATGCCGCCCGACGAGGCCATCCGCCAGGGAGCGACGCGGCTCGTGCTTGGAAGAGCGGTGACGGAGGCGGACGATCCCGTCGCCGCCTTGGCGCGCTACCTTCGTTCCGTGAGGGAGGGGTTGACCCATGAGTGA
- the pyrE gene encoding orotate phosphoribosyltransferase: protein MSEPTFTVEYDDLSYTIAKGLLQIGAVELRPHQPFTWSSGWRSPIYCDNRLILGYPLLRSQVVSGFESIIDYELPAVELIAGAATGGIPHAAMLADRLGLPCAYVRSEAKAHGRGKQIEGYARPGMKAVVIEDTLSTGRSAYQAAQALRDAGVDVMAILTILSYDFDIATKRAEDTGIPAYRLVPYEVLIQVALERGDIQESDVALLMRWRKSPDTYGL from the coding sequence ATGAGTGAACCGACGTTCACCGTCGAGTACGACGACCTGTCGTACACCATCGCGAAGGGACTCCTGCAAATCGGCGCCGTGGAACTGAGGCCGCATCAGCCGTTCACCTGGTCGAGCGGCTGGAGATCTCCCATCTACTGCGACAATCGCTTGATCCTCGGGTATCCGCTGCTTCGCAGCCAGGTCGTTTCCGGATTCGAGTCGATTATCGACTACGAGCTTCCCGCGGTGGAACTCATCGCAGGCGCGGCGACGGGCGGCATCCCGCACGCCGCCATGCTGGCGGATCGGCTGGGCCTGCCTTGCGCGTACGTGCGCTCCGAGGCCAAGGCACACGGCCGGGGGAAGCAGATCGAAGGCTATGCACGCCCCGGTATGAAAGCTGTGGTCATTGAAGACACGTTGTCGACGGGCCGATCCGCCTATCAGGCCGCGCAGGCGCTGCGCGACGCGGGGGTGGATGTGATGGCCATCCTCACCATTCTGTCGTACGACTTCGACATCGCCACCAAGCGCGCCGAGGACACCGGCATCCCCGCGTACCGGCTGGTGCCGTACGAAGTGCTGATTCAGGTGGCGCTCGAGCGCGGCGACATCCAGGAGTCGGATGTGGCGCTTCTGATGCGCTGGCGCAAGTCTCCCGACACGTACGGCCTCTGA